The genomic segment CGTTGAGCCATAGATATCCGCTTCGGTATATTTCGAGTGCTCATGGTCGTGGCAAAACAGACATAACATTTCCCAATTGCTGCCATCTTCCGGATTATTCGAGTGATCGTGATCGACATGGTGTACCGTCAGCTCTCTTAAGTTGGAATAGACAAATTCGCGGGAACATCTGCCGCAAACCCAGGGAAACAGCTTCAGGGCTTTTTCACGATAGCCATTTTCAAGTTTGGCGTAGTTCTTTGGTATATAGGCCATATAAAACCTTCAGATTAAAAAATCAAAACCTTGTCTGCCTGATATCTTATAGTTAAACCACTCGCCTTAACAAACAGAAAAAACACGTGATACCAATGCACTGGTGCCTTATGGTAAACGTTTTAACATCATGACATTAGCTTCAGACAATGAGTCACTTCAATATTATCAATGAAATGCCGATCGTGGCTGACAACCATCAGCGTTCCGTTATAACCGGCTATCGCCTGTTCAAACATTTGTCGGGCATGTAAATCCAGATGGTTGTCCGGCTCATCCAGCAATAATATCGAAGCCGGTTGTGAACCGCTGGTTATTGCCAGTAATGCCAATCTGACCCGCTGTCCTCCGCTAAGCGAACCTGCCAGCTTAAACACGTTATCTCGCCGAAAACCAATATTGGCTAACTGAGTCCGGTATTCACTTTCTGTCAGGCCTGATGCCAGATAACGCAGGTTATCCAAAACCGATAGCGAACCCTGAAGCAGTGACTGATGCTGGTCGAAATAAGCAATACGCCCCTGCATTTTCACTGTACCCGACTGAGGTATTATCTTCCCTGTCAGAATTTTCAATAGCGTTGATTTACCACAACCATTATTACCCTGTAACCAGTAGCGTTCGCCGGGGAAGATGGTTTGGGTTATCTCCCCCTGATAACCATAAGGCATGATCAACTTATCCATCTGAACAGCATAACGACTCTTTTTGTTCTGGGTATCAATAACCATATTTAATGCTTTAGGTTGTTGTAGCTTTTGTTGCATATCGGCAATGGTGGTTTGCGTCTGCTCAATTTTACGGTCTGCATGGCGTAAGCTTGAAGATCGACGCATCTCGGCGCTGTTTTTCATTTTATCCAGCAACAACAGGCACTGGCTGCCGCTGTCGCGCAACTTTTTACCGCTCTTAGCGCGTTTTTCCGCGCGTTCAATGCTGTTTTGTTGCGCAATGCGTAATGTTTTAAGCTGCTCCTTCTGATGAGTTAACTGTCGCAATTGTGCAGAGTGCTGCTCCTGCTTTTGCTGCTGGTATAGACTGTAATTTCCACCATAGCTTCGCAAGTGACCGTCAGACAGTTCATGAATCTGCGGCATCTGTTCCAGTAAATCGCGATCGTGGCTAATCAACAGTAAGTTTCCTGTATAGCGTTCGATTTCCTGTTGGAGCCATCGACGACCGGCTAAATCAAGGTGGTTGCCAGGCTCATCAAGAATCAGCCAGTCATGATTACCGGTAAATAGTTTCCACAGCATTAACCGGGTTTGCTCTCCTCCGCTAAGGGAGGCGACCTCCCGTTGCGGATCGGCAGCAATGTGAATATCCGCTAATTGATGCCTTAACTGCTCTTCCAGTAGCCAGTTATCTTCCGCCAACAGCAAGTCCTGCGGGCTGAAATAACCAGATAACACTCGACGCAACGCAGCTAAACGCGCGTCCTGACCAAGAAAATCAGCAATGGTTATCCGATCAGAATAATGTTGCTGAGTTAAAAAACCCGGAGATATTGGCCCAATCAAGGTACCGGCATCGGGTAAATATTGTCCACAAATCAGCGCTGCCAATACCGATTTGCCACTACCGTTGTCACCAACGATACCCTGTTTACCCGGCAAGAAACTATGGCTCAATTGTTGAAAAATCACCCTGTCACTGCTGAACTGAAAATGCAGTTGGTGAAGAGAAATTGCGGTCATTTATCACCTCAAAAATCAATATGGCGATAAGACAGAGCATCAATATGCTAAAAAACGATGAGCAAAAAAAAGATGGTGATGTTTGCGCATATATAACCCTGCCTCAAAAAAGATGGATATCTGTTATCGGCAATTCAGGGTTATTTATTCATTTCGGCGCAAACTCCAGTCAGATAGGAGTGTTTACTTTAGCAAATTGTCTTTTGGTTATACAAGCGAATAACTAAAACGCCAGTCAGTCTGGTGTGTCATTTTTATTATCTGTCTTCAGGCAATGGTCACATTATTGGATATTCAGTTCTTATAAACGGTATTACTTAAAGTAACTAATCCATTCATCTGAATAACAAAAAACATACAATACATTATCTTATTAAATCAATAATACTCGCCACATTGAACCATCCTGTAAGCCTTGTCATATCTGGCTTTCATCAATTTATTTATGATAAAATTTTACTGTGTGGCGACTAATTATTGCCAAACGGGTTTAAGTGCTATAAGGTACGCCCCCTGCGTTCACCCCAGCGGATGAAAAGCGTGTGGCTTTTCAACGTTTCATTGAGCTCTCTTTAATCAGACATTCATTCTCATGTCGCTTTGATTTAAGGGTTTCACTGAAAATGAGCGCAACATCGATTATTTCAGGTGTAGTGCTATATCAAATACATATAGGCTGCATTGGTCAGGGCTTTTGGGAAGGGCTTGGAAAATAATGCAACACAATGCGGTACGTATGACAAGAGTATTAACCACCCCTGCGTTAGTATTCTTTGGATTGGCCTATATGGTTCCTTTAGGTATCTTCACCACTTATGGTCAAGTTACTGTACTCAGCGAAGGCCATCTGCCTGTCGCTTATGTTATCACCTTAGCAGCCGTTCTTTTTACAGCTCTCAGTTACTGTCGAATGACCAGCGCCCTGCCTCTTTCAGGTTCGGCCTACTCTTATGTTCAAAAAACATTTGGTGGCAACCTTGGCTTTCTGGTGGGCTGGACACAACTGCTCGACTATCTGTTTCTGCCGATCATCAATTACATGGCGATTGGTATCTATTTGCATGCTGAATTTCCGGCGATTCCAATGTGGGCAATCATTTGCACCACCATATTTATCGTAACGTCGTTAAATATTTTAGGAATTAAACTGGTTAGCTCAATGAATATGCTAATCATCGTCATGCAATTACTCTTTATTGCACTGTTCCTCTATCTCTGTTTCCAGACGCCAATTGATTTTGATATCGAAACCTTAATGGCACCGATTA from the Limnobaculum zhutongyuii genome contains:
- a CDS encoding ABC-F family ATP-binding cassette domain-containing protein codes for the protein MTAISLHQLHFQFSSDRVIFQQLSHSFLPGKQGIVGDNGSGKSVLAALICGQYLPDAGTLIGPISPGFLTQQHYSDRITIADFLGQDARLAALRRVLSGYFSPQDLLLAEDNWLLEEQLRHQLADIHIAADPQREVASLSGGEQTRLMLWKLFTGNHDWLILDEPGNHLDLAGRRWLQQEIERYTGNLLLISHDRDLLEQMPQIHELSDGHLRSYGGNYSLYQQQKQEQHSAQLRQLTHQKEQLKTLRIAQQNSIERAEKRAKSGKKLRDSGSQCLLLLDKMKNSAEMRRSSSLRHADRKIEQTQTTIADMQQKLQQPKALNMVIDTQNKKSRYAVQMDKLIMPYGYQGEITQTIFPGERYWLQGNNGCGKSTLLKILTGKIIPQSGTVKMQGRIAYFDQHQSLLQGSLSVLDNLRYLASGLTESEYRTQLANIGFRRDNVFKLAGSLSGGQRVRLALLAITSGSQPASILLLDEPDNHLDLHARQMFEQAIAGYNGTLMVVSHDRHFIDNIEVTHCLKLMS
- the yajD gene encoding HNH nuclease YajD codes for the protein MAYIPKNYAKLENGYREKALKLFPWVCGRCSREFVYSNLRELTVHHVDHDHSNNPEDGSNWEMLCLFCHDHEHSKYTEADIYGSTVVAGEDAQQDQGLATHNPFANLRDLMNKK